TTTTGCCACTTCTTGGTATAGAAGTAGTTATGGATGTTGTAGTTGTAGCGGTTATCGGGCTGCGCCATGAACGGCTTAACCGCCTGGTCGACTGCCACCCAGCCGCGCCAGCCCAAGTGAATCGTATCTTCCATGAAGTACTGCTCGCCGCCCCGCTTTGACAAGTCGGTAACCTGGTCAAAACCTTGGCTGCGCAGCTGGTACTTAATTTTAGCGACTGCCTGCTGGTACATCGTCTGCGATAAGCCGGTATAGTCCGCCCACTTTTGGTTAATTGGCGGAATGATGAACAAGACATTGGTGTGCTGCTTGGCAAACTGGTGCAACATCAGCTCAAAATCGCTGTATTCGACCGACTTGGTATAATCAAAGTTTTTCTGACTGTCCTTTAATTTAGCCAGATTGCGCTTATTCAGCCGCATCTTAAAGAAGCGGTTGTTAATCCCAAACTCATTGGAATTAGTATGAATTGCCGCTTGCTGGCTGGCAACTCGGTCCAGTGCCTTGGCCGAGTCAGTTGCTGGCAGCAGCTTGGCCTGACCATTTATTTTGGGCAGGCGGTCGCGCAATTGGAAGGTACTGAAAAACTTGTCCTCATTGTTAAGCATGCGCCGCTGATTTTCGAGGTAGAAACGCTGCACGCTTGACAAGGGCTGGCCGCTGGCTGCTTTTTTCATGCCGGCTTTGACCACGCCCTTGACTTCCGGCATTGCCAAGAAGCGCTGGGCGGCGTAGCGGCTGGCGCGGCTGCTTTTCTTGAGGTCTAACAAGAAGTTGCAGGCCTGCAGCGGTGAATAATACAGTGCAAACGCATCCGGGTTTTGCCCCATTTTCGTAAACCATTGCGGTGACACAATCACGACGGCTTTTTTATTTTTTAGCTGCTTGGCCGTTCCCTGCATGCCCAAAAATTGGGCTAGCGACTGGCTGCCCGGCCCGCCTAGTAAAAACGGCCGGTAATTGCGGTGATATTTTTGGGCCAACACGCTGGGGTGCAGCGGATCAAGCCGGGACAACTCGCTAGAGCCGTAAAAGGGCACGTAGTCGTCCTTAAAGGCATCCTGCTTCATCAAGGAACCCTTAAAAACCGTGGTCGTCTGCGAATTGGCCGCCTGATAAATAGCGTCCTGCGAAAAGGTCCGCTCCCAAGGCAACAAAAAAATTACCAGCAATAAGATAAAAGCGCAAAGAACTGGGCCAAAGATTTGCCACAGCCGGCGTTTGTTACTCATTTTTTAAACTTTCCACCTTTGCCACAATCTTGCTGGGCGTATTCCATTCGTTCCGGTCAAATTCGGAAACCGGCACATCGATCGCAAATTTTTCCTGCAGGTTCAATAACATCTGCACGCTGGCCATGGAGTCCATTAGCCCGTTGGCAAAAATATCTTCATCCATCTTGCCGGCTAAGTCTTCTCCGGTTAAATCTTGTAAAATTGCTAAAACTTCTTCTTTAATATCCATGATTAAACCTCTTAAATAATTCTATTGCCTGTTTAAGCTACTTCCAGCCAAACCAGAGCTGGCTGAGAAAACCTGAAAAAATCAGGAAACTGAAACAAACGACGTTAAAGGTGACGAAAATTGCCAGCCACTTGGTGTACTTGTTAGCCGGCAGCTTGTCCTTATGCTTCTTTTTAAACCTGAGCCAGCAGTCATTAATAATGATGGCGCAAGCATGGAACAAGCCGTAAACAATGTAATACCAGCTTAGCCCGTGCCAAAAGCCCATCACTAAAAACAAGAGCAGGTAGGCCGCCTGCGACAGGCGCACCGGGTTTTTAAACAGCTTTTTCTTCATTGCGAAGAAGGTAAACCGCATGTAGATGTAATCCCTAAACCAAAACGACAGCGTCATGTGCCACCGGTTCCAGAATTCCTTGATATTCTGCGAAATAAACGGCTTGTTAAAGTTCATTGGCGTGTGAATGCCCATGAAGTAGGAAATTGCCACGGCAAACAATGAATAGCCCGCAAAATCAAAGAACAGGTACATGCTGTAACAGTACATGTAAGCCAGCAGCCACCACGATAATTTCAGGCCGCCGTTAGCGGTACCGGCAATTAAAGCTGCCCGCTCAATTTTAGGCAGCCAGTAAGTGCCAAAGAACCAGCCCAAGATAAATTTATACAAAAAACCTTGGAACAAGTAACGCGTAGCTAAGCCTAAATCCGTCAGATAAGCTGCCCGTTTAGGGGCAGCATCGCATTCTTTGGCAAAGCGCCGGTAACGGTCGATGGGCCCCGAAGAAATCGTCGGGAAAAACAGCAAAAAGCGCAAGTAAGTGACCAAGTCAATTTCCTTAATCGCCCCGTCGCGGACTTCCATGATGACCTGCACGGTTTTGAAAGTGATGTACGAAATCCCCAGAAAGGCCAAGACCCCCGGTATTTTAGCCTGGGGAAAGGCCGTTTGGACTTTTACCAAAATCAGGGGCACAATCGCTAGGAAAACCGCTAGGTAAAAGACCCACGTTTTGTTAGCCCAGTTTTTACGATAATACAGGTAACAATAAGTCAGCAGCAGCTCAAGCAATAAGTATATTAGCAGGCTGACGCCCTGCTGCCACTTATCCCCGTCAAAAATTAGGAAGAGAAAGACCAGCGAAAAAGCTATTTCATATAACTTAAAGCGGTGGCCATAATACAGACCCAAAATAATTGGTATTAAGCCAATCATTAGGAAAACAAAGTAGTGTGGATTCCCATAAGGCTGCATATTAATCAAATTAAAATGCACTACTCGTTAACCTCCTTAATAACGGCCTTGATGTCAACCTTGCCGTTTTGCGAAATCGGTAATTGGTCCCGGTAGACAAATCGCTGCGGAATCATGTACGGCATCAGGTTCTGGGCCAGATCAGCCCGAATCAGCTGCGTAATTTCGTCTTCGCTATAGCGCTTTTTGACGCCGTCTTTTAGTTCGATTTCCGCCACAATTTGCTTGACCGTGTGGTCGCTGCCATATTTAGGCGCAGCCACGCCGTGGGCAACAAACTTATTTTTACCTAAATAATAGTTGATTTCTTCTAATTCGATCCGGTAGCCGTTGAATTTGATTTGGAAATCAATCCGGCCCCGGTAAAAGAGCAAGTCGCCATCAAAGAACCCTTCATCGCCGGAGCGATGGCTCGGGTACTGCTCGGACGGCGCTTGGAAGAAAGCCTTCGCCGTTTTTTCCGGGTTATTAAGGTAACCCTTGGAAGTGCTCGGCCCGGTAATGATAATCTCGCCTTGCCCCGGCTGATCGCCCTTAGTTTTGTCAATCGTGATTTGGGTATCTTCTTTTACCCGCCCGATTGGCAGGCGGTCATAGTTAGCTAAGACTTCCGGCGTAATTTCCACCTGTGTCACCGCCACCGTGGTTTCGGTGGGGCCATAGGTGTTGAAAATCTTGGCCTGCGGGAACTTCTTTTGGAGCAGCTCCGCCTCATTATGCGGCAATTCCTCGCCGCAAAAGAGAAAGTGCGTCAAATCCGGATGATGTTCGCCCGTAAAGGTCTTGTCCAAAAAGCACATCTGGGCAAATGACGGCGTCGACACCCAAACGTTAAACTGCAATTGCGGCAGCGTTTGGAAAAGCTGCGCAAAGTTTTCCGTCACGTCGTGTGGCAGAACGACCAGCTTGCCTGCTCCCACTAAAGCGGGGTACAAGCTCATGACCGACAGGTCAAACGAATACGGCGCTTGGGCCAGAAAACTAGGGTGGGCTGGCAAAGCAAAGTCGCTCATCTCCCAGTTGACAAAACTCAAGAGGTTGTTGTGACTGATCTGCACGCCCTTGGGCTTGCCGCTGGTGCCCGAAGTAAAGATAATGTAGAAATTATCATCGCCCTGAACAAAATTGGCCGGATCAACTGCGCTGGTCTCATTACCCACCTCTTCGGGGCGGATAACCTGCAAGTCAGGTAAAGCAATTGCCGGCAGCTCTTCAATCGCAATGATTGCTTCGGCTGCAGCTACTTCTTGAATCAGCACAATTCTTTCGGCATTCGAATAACTGGCAATCGGGATATAGGCGTGACCGGCTTTAACACAGCCAAGAAAGCTGGCAATCATGTCAAAAGTTTGCCCGCCCCAGATCATAATCGGGCTGCCCGGACTGAGATTAAGGCCCATAATGTAGCCAGCCCAAGCATCGGAACGCTTTTTCAAGTCGCCGTAAGTGTTAGTTTGGCCCAGAAAGTCATAGGCAATCCGGTCTGGCTCAGCCAGCGCAATCTGATCAATTTTCTTGATAATATTTTTAATCATTGTTGTACCACCTTAAAATTCATTGTAAATAAAGTGAACCGAGGTTAGGCCGCTATATTGATACAAATAGATTAATGCTATTAAAATAGCGCAATAAATAATTGTCGTGAGAATAAACTTGCCAACACGTTTAGCACGTGAAGGAGTTTGATCTTTTTTAACCATATTCTTCATATCTCTTTCAACTATACTATACATTAAGCAATATATATAAGGAACTATACTATTTACTATATAATATACTACAGCAAAGAGTAAAAATTCAAATTATTTCTTGATGCTTGATCCCATTAAAGGTCATTATCCTTTGTAGCTTAGCACTTTCACAGAAAAAGCCCACATTTATTCAGTATAATGAACAAGTCATAAGTTGATATATATAATTTCCTACAGAATACCCAATCAAATAAGATAGATGTAACAATACTTTTGGAACCTACTAAATTTAGTAAAAGGTAACTAGGGATTTTTAATTTTAATTTTGTAACATTGATATATAATATAGAAAAATGCTAAGAAAAAAATTCTTAGCATTTTCTAGCATTTTTTAATTATTAGAGCTCTTTTTTATTAAAAAGAGCTTTTTTATTATCTACACTTTGTGCTCTTGTGGCTCTTGTGGATACTTGAGCAGTAATTGCTTTGACCACTCTTACGAATTAACATTGAACTGTCAAATGAAGGATCTTGTTTTTGTAAGTCTAAAATTGGATTTTCCATATTTTTCACCCCCTTTCCCTATAAAAACTTTTAACATATGTTATCTACATTTTGTACTCTTGTGGCTCTTATGAATACTTGAGCAGTAATTACTTTGACCACTCTTACGCATTAACATTGAACTGTCAAATGAAGGATCTTGTTTTTGCAAGTCTAAAATTGGATTTTCCATGTTTTTTCACCTCCTTTCTGTGAATGTAGCTAGAATATATTGGCATCGACTGGTAATGGTAAAAATGCATAGCTTTGCTTTTTTATAACTCCTAAAAGAGCTAAAATTATTCCGCTTGCACCAGTAGATACATCCATTGAGCACTTAAGTCCTGTAGCGCCAGGTATATAAACTTCACTAGTGCCATTTGAAAATAAATACATATTTAATCCATCCAATATATAATTCATTAAATCAGATGATGAAAAAATATTATTAACAAGAGTACCTAATACTAAAAATCCGGCATATCCTTCTAAAAGGCCTGCTTCCACTGTAGATATACAGAAAGTAGTAGATATTAAATCTTGCAAAATTTTTTTCCTTTTATTATTTAGAAAAGATTTTTTATCTTGATATATAGATATCATCACAACTGCTACCCCAGCCGCTCCATCATTTAGATATGGTATAGCTCTGTTTACTTTTCTACTAGTATCTATAATATACAAGCTACCTTCTTCATCATATTTAAGTTGGTATTTAATCACATAGTCAATAATTTCTATACCTATGCTTTTGTACTTGGTCTGCCCTGTCTTTTGTCCAACTTTATACAAAAATAAAGCTTCACCAGCTAATCCGTTGAGTAAGCCAGCATTTACATTTTTTACCGGCTTACTAGTTCTATTTAAAAAATCTTTTTCTACAATATCAGCAGCTTCATAGCATTTCTTTAGTAATTGATTGTCCTGGGTTAAGAGATAACCTGCTAAAAATGCCATACCAATTCCTGAAACTCCTGAATAAATTGAGACTCCTTGAACATTAGATAAGCTAATTTTTTTAAGTAAACTAGTGGCTTTTTCTTTTTCACCTAAATCATAAAGAACTGAACAAATTCCAGCTAAGCCATCAAATAATCCATATGAATTTTCTTTACTAAAATCCATCGAAGAGATTATCGCACAATTTTCACTAAGCCAATTGTCAAAATCATTCACAATTTCATCTGGTATACCGCCTGAGCGAATTAACGTCATTATTCCACCAAAAGCACCATAACTTATAGCATACCTAGACACATTGTCCCGATATTGCTTAATGTCACCTTTGATTAGTCCTTTGCTTTGAAAATCAAGGTTATTAACTATACCTTGTCTTAAATGATTAACAAAAGCTTGAGCTGTTTTTTTAGATAATTTCTCATTAGGAATCTTTAAAAACTCTTTTATAAATAACGGTGAACCATCAACATTTGTATATTTAGAAATCTCAAGTTTAATGTTTTCTAAAAATTCAACAATCTCATCTCCAAAAATAGTTTTTATTCTTTCATAATAAATTTCTTCAATTTTCGGGGACAAACTACTATTAGCAGTTTCAATAGGCATTAGTAAATATAAAGCTATTTTACCAACAGCATACCAATCTGCTTCACCATAAGTATCTGCGTTATTAGAAACAAAACCCAGAGTCATTATACCCGGTTCATATTTTGTATTAGGATTTTGAGCTGCTTCAAAATCAATTAATGTTATTTTTTGTTCCTTCTCTGAGAAAATAACATTAGAAGGTTGTAAATCTCCGATTGCAACCCCCTCTGCATGAATTGACTTAATTGCCTTTAAAAGCTCACTTATTATAAACTTTATATTAGTTATATATTTTTGAAGCTCTTTTTTACTAGTCTTTGCTATATTAAATGGAAACTTTATCGCAATAAAATCATCTAAATTCATTCCCTTAATAAAGTTTTCTTCCAAGTAATTATGCTTCCAGGCAGTAAAGTAATTATTTACATTAACAACAAAGGGATTGTCTTTTAAACTATCTAAGACTCTATATTCATGTAATACTCTATAAAATCCATCAGTTTCTTTAGAATCTAGCCCAGCTTCAGGACGACCCTCTTTTAATATACAGGTTCTGTTATTAATTGATGCTTTATATACCCCACCAGCATCGCTAAAAGAAATTGCATTGACAATTTTATATTTCTTTAATTCCTTATATTCAGAAATCGGAACCGCTTTATTGTTTTCTTGAATCTTCATTGGTTCTTTCACAAATTCAGGCAGGTAATAATAAGGAACCCTTTTGTCAGGAATTAGCTTTCCACTAGGATCTTTAATAGCATCAACTTTTTTCCCATCTTTAATCATGGTCATTTCTTTAAAACCACCATATCTGAAGAAAACGTTGCCGTTTTTCCACTGTTTATCGTTCAAAATATACGGTCCATTATTATAGAACTTAGTCAGCTCATGCAAATCATCCAATAATTTAATAAATATTTTTGTATCATGCGGATAAACAGTTATAAATTTTCCAGATGATGCTCTGTTCGCATTCTTGGAATTCCTATCAATTAATTTATCTATAGTAGGGATAAATTTGAATGAGATATTATTATTAATAAGATATTTCGAAACAGCATAGAGTTCTTCTTGAGCTTCCATTGGAACTGCAGTTATATGTATTTTCCATCCCTGATCAGGTGAATTTTGTTCATTTTTATTTAACATATATATCCAATCAGCATCAATTGTATATATCCAATCATCGGATGAAAAACTAGCAATTGATAATCTATCTTCCGGCTTATCAATTCTATTAGGTTCAGAATAAAACAATTCTTTATTATTAACACTATAATCCAGGTAACGATCGTCCAACATTTTTACTTTCCTTTCCAGAAATATTAGTTTTTAAAAACTGCTCTTTCACAAAATTCCTATATTTCGGTACACTTCGCAATAATTGTTCATGCGTTCCTGAAGCTGCAATTGTTTTATTATCTAAAAAATATATCTTGTCAGAATCAATGATAGTCGACAATCTATGAGCTATTGCGATAATTGTTTTACCTTTCATAACTTCTTTTAAAGCCAAGGAAACTTTTTTTTCTGAATCTGCATCAAGATTTGAAGTGGCTTCATCTAAAATTAAGAAATCAGGATCTTTTAAGTAGGCCCTTGCTATCTGTAACCTTTGTCTCTGACCACCTGATAGCTTTAACCCTTGCTCTCCAACTATTTCATGAACTCCTCTCCTTAAACTAGATAAAAATGTTGATAAGTTAGCTATCTTTATAGCATTATTAATTTCATCATTTGAAGGCAGATTTTTAAGTCCAAATACTAGATTGTCATAAATAGTACCAGAAATAATATAATTTTCTTGTGAAACCACACCGAACATTGAACGCCATTGACTTAAATCAATTTTCTTACTATCAATACCATTCAACATAATTGAACCAGCATTAGGATTATATAATCTGGTTATTAGATTAACCAAAGTAGTTTTACCAGCACCAGAAGAGCCAACTATTGCAATTTTCTTCTTTGCTGGGAAGTCAACATTAACCTTCTCTAAAACCATTTTTTTGTCATATGAAAAGCATAGATTTCTAACTGATAAACTGTATGGTTTACTTATTTTAAGCTTAGAAGAGCCAACAATATATTTCTCTGGTTTTTCATGCAGAATCTCAATTATTTTTGCTACTGCACCTTTAGTTTGCTTATAATTAGTATAAAAATCGGCTATTGTATTTATTGGACCGATTACTTGATAAAAATAAATTAAAAAAGAGGTTAGTGATCCAATAGTTAAGGTGCTTTGCTGTACTCGATATCCTCCATAAAGTAAGACAGAAACTATTAAGACAAAAGAAACCAAGCTCTGAATGGGTGAAATAACTGCATAAACTGCCTCATTTTTAACTGATAGTTTATAAAGAAGCCGTAGTTTCTTACCAAACTTCACAAGAACATTTTCTTCCGCCTCACTCAATTTCACAGCTCTGATGTTTCTTAAGCTTTCTGTCACTATTCCAGTCAAGTCACTCAAACTTTTTTGAGATTTAACAGTTAATTTTTCCTCATAGTTACCAAGGGGAATGGTAATTAAGGCATCCAATGGGAATATTAAGAAAATAAGTAATGATAATTTCCAATCTAATAAAAACAGCACAATAAATGTTCCGATCGTAGTTATTAGACTTGTAATAAATTCTGGGACAACCCCGGTAATAAAATTTTTAACTAAGACTGAATCATTAATTACTCTACTAGAAAGTTGCCCACTTTCTTGATTATCAAAGAAAGGAATCGGTAAATGTATTAAATGTGTTTGCAATAAGTTCCTTATATCAGCTATTTGTCTTTCTCCTTCTCTGCTAATCAAAAAGTTACCCATTGCACTTATAACTGTTTGTAAAACTAAAATTGTAACTAATTTAGATAAAAAAGATAAAGATAATGTTGATTTAAAAATATTCTTCAAATCAATAATATTCTTAATATAAAGGGGAACTATTACTCCTAAAACACTGCTGATAATTGATAAAAATAATCCAACCCAAAAAAATTTTTTAAGTCTTATCAGTCTGATAACTTTCAAATTGCTTTTAAAAATGATATTCTACCCCCTTTTATATAAAAAATCGTATTAGTAAAAGTTGATTCATTAACGATATTTTTACTATATTGAAGAATATCATTATCATAAAAAAGACTTTGAACTTATTCAGAATAGTGAACAAATTCAAAATCTTTTTTGACCATTATTTATATAAAAAAACAAAATTATTTTGTTCAGTAGAGCGAATTAATTTATTTTTTTAAAGCTTTCAATTGTAATATGACCGTAGTTTAGCATACTAGCTAGCGATTATAGGATTGTTTCAATTGAGAAAAAGTATTTTGTAGGGATAGCTTAAGTTGATGGAAATTTAAATAGTCTAACATCGGGAAAAAAGCTTCATTAATTCTTGAATCATCTTTAGTTTTTATAAATAAAATTAATTCATCAAGGAATTTTAGTCGAATTTTTTCATAGGCGAAATTATCACTCAGTTTTAAAGCTTTTAACTCTGAATATAGTTCTTGTGCATAGTGGAAATCAGTATAGAGTAATAAAGAATTAGCATTAATTAAAGTCGCTATCGCAGCATGTTGCCACTGATAATCATTGTCATTTTCCTGATATTTGACTAAAAGTGAATGTGCAAATCCAAAAACGCGCTTTCCCGGTAAAAGGAAAAGAGTATTGCCAAAGTTAAACAAATCTTCGTAATACCAGTCTTCAATTTCCGAAAGTAATTCTTCTAACCTACTCAAGTCCTTAGGAGTAAACAAATTAATTTCTGTATCGGCCTTTAATAAATTACAAGCAATTGCTGCTCTTAATAGTAGTGCTCGATCATAAGGATTTTGTTGACTGCTTTTTAAATATACAGTCGCCAGTTCTTTAAGTCGTTGATCATTACCATGATAATATGTAGTAGCTATTTCTTTAAAATCAAGGTTGTCGCTTAAACTGTCCGTGACAAATTCAGATGGCTTAATTCGCATGCGTTCAAGCATTGCAATCACTTTTTCAAAAGACATATTGGCCTGCCCTTTTTCCCAATAATATAAAGAAGACTTAGAAGTAATATCACGAGAAGCTGTATCTAAACTTATCCCTTTTTGTTTTCTTATTTGTTTAAATTTTTTACCAAATTTATTATTCACGGAGGTACCTCAGATGAAAAAGCACAAATTAATGAATTTTATTTTGCCATTTGTTTTTGGAAGTATAGTGGAATTAATTCCATTAAGTTTTATCGAACTAATTAATGCTATGCTTAAATATATTAATTAATTATATTTTATCACTAATATTTTTTATATATACAAGTGAAATGATATAATGGTAAGTCAACTAAATAGAAAAAGGACGGTAGATAAAATTAGTAATATCTGTAACGTACCAAAAAACATGAGATCATCAACTAATCTATCGATTTACGAGCATATTATAAAAGTTGTAAAAGAAAAAAATCTGGAAAATTGAAGTTAACCCCCGGAATTGGACAAAGATTCCAATTCGGGGGTTTTCTTATGTCTAAATATTTACTAAAAACAAAATTAGAAGCAGTAGATTTGTATCAAAGAGGATTTAGTACAAAAGAAATTCAAGAGAAATTACATATCACATCACGTAAATCTATTGATGGTTGGATCAATAATTATCAACAGTATGGTAACAGAGGCCTGGAAAAAAGCTTTTCTAAGACAAGATA
This genomic window from Lactobacillus panisapium contains:
- the dltD gene encoding D-alanyl-lipoteichoic acid biosynthesis protein DltD: MSNKRRLWQIFGPVLCAFILLLVIFLLPWERTFSQDAIYQAANSQTTTVFKGSLMKQDAFKDDYVPFYGSSELSRLDPLHPSVLAQKYHRNYRPFLLGGPGSQSLAQFLGMQGTAKQLKNKKAVVIVSPQWFTKMGQNPDAFALYYSPLQACNFLLDLKKSSRASRYAAQRFLAMPEVKGVVKAGMKKAASGQPLSSVQRFYLENQRRMLNNEDKFFSTFQLRDRLPKINGQAKLLPATDSAKALDRVASQQAAIHTNSNEFGINNRFFKMRLNKRNLAKLKDSQKNFDYTKSVEYSDFELMLHQFAKQHTNVLFIIPPINQKWADYTGLSQTMYQQAVAKIKYQLRSQGFDQVTDLSKRGGEQYFMEDTIHLGWRGWVAVDQAVKPFMAQPDNRYNYNIHNYFYTKKWQKARYEVAAKQKPQNNRLKVK
- the dltC gene encoding D-alanine--poly(phosphoribitol) ligase subunit DltC, giving the protein MDIKEEVLAILQDLTGEDLAGKMDEDIFANGLMDSMASVQMLLNLQEKFAIDVPVSEFDRNEWNTPSKIVAKVESLKNE
- the dltB gene encoding D-alanyl-lipoteichoic acid biosynthesis protein DltB, with the translated sequence MINMQPYGNPHYFVFLMIGLIPIILGLYYGHRFKLYEIAFSLVFLFLIFDGDKWQQGVSLLIYLLLELLLTYCYLYYRKNWANKTWVFYLAVFLAIVPLILVKVQTAFPQAKIPGVLAFLGISYITFKTVQVIMEVRDGAIKEIDLVTYLRFLLFFPTISSGPIDRYRRFAKECDAAPKRAAYLTDLGLATRYLFQGFLYKFILGWFFGTYWLPKIERAALIAGTANGGLKLSWWLLAYMYCYSMYLFFDFAGYSLFAVAISYFMGIHTPMNFNKPFISQNIKEFWNRWHMTLSFWFRDYIYMRFTFFAMKKKLFKNPVRLSQAAYLLLFLVMGFWHGLSWYYIVYGLFHACAIIINDCWLRFKKKHKDKLPANKYTKWLAIFVTFNVVCFSFLIFSGFLSQLWFGWK
- the dltA gene encoding D-alanine--poly(phosphoribitol) ligase subunit DltA; the encoded protein is MIKNIIKKIDQIALAEPDRIAYDFLGQTNTYGDLKKRSDAWAGYIMGLNLSPGSPIMIWGGQTFDMIASFLGCVKAGHAYIPIASYSNAERIVLIQEVAAAEAIIAIEELPAIALPDLQVIRPEEVGNETSAVDPANFVQGDDNFYIIFTSGTSGKPKGVQISHNNLLSFVNWEMSDFALPAHPSFLAQAPYSFDLSVMSLYPALVGAGKLVVLPHDVTENFAQLFQTLPQLQFNVWVSTPSFAQMCFLDKTFTGEHHPDLTHFLFCGEELPHNEAELLQKKFPQAKIFNTYGPTETTVAVTQVEITPEVLANYDRLPIGRVKEDTQITIDKTKGDQPGQGEIIITGPSTSKGYLNNPEKTAKAFFQAPSEQYPSHRSGDEGFFDGDLLFYRGRIDFQIKFNGYRIELEEINYYLGKNKFVAHGVAAPKYGSDHTVKQIVAEIELKDGVKKRYSEDEITQLIRADLAQNLMPYMIPQRFVYRDQLPISQNGKVDIKAVIKEVNE
- a CDS encoding teichoic acid D-Ala incorporation-associated protein DltX; amino-acid sequence: MVKKDQTPSRAKRVGKFILTTIIYCAILIALIYLYQYSGLTSVHFIYNEF
- the lanKC gene encoding class III lanthionine synthetase LanKC encodes the protein MLDDRYLDYSVNNKELFYSEPNRIDKPEDRLSIASFSSDDWIYTIDADWIYMLNKNEQNSPDQGWKIHITAVPMEAQEELYAVSKYLINNNISFKFIPTIDKLIDRNSKNANRASSGKFITVYPHDTKIFIKLLDDLHELTKFYNNGPYILNDKQWKNGNVFFRYGGFKEMTMIKDGKKVDAIKDPSGKLIPDKRVPYYYLPEFVKEPMKIQENNKAVPISEYKELKKYKIVNAISFSDAGGVYKASINNRTCILKEGRPEAGLDSKETDGFYRVLHEYRVLDSLKDNPFVVNVNNYFTAWKHNYLEENFIKGMNLDDFIAIKFPFNIAKTSKKELQKYITNIKFIISELLKAIKSIHAEGVAIGDLQPSNVIFSEKEQKITLIDFEAAQNPNTKYEPGIMTLGFVSNNADTYGEADWYAVGKIALYLLMPIETANSSLSPKIEEIYYERIKTIFGDEIVEFLENIKLEISKYTNVDGSPLFIKEFLKIPNEKLSKKTAQAFVNHLRQGIVNNLDFQSKGLIKGDIKQYRDNVSRYAISYGAFGGIMTLIRSGGIPDEIVNDFDNWLSENCAIISSMDFSKENSYGLFDGLAGICSVLYDLGEKEKATSLLKKISLSNVQGVSIYSGVSGIGMAFLAGYLLTQDNQLLKKCYEAADIVEKDFLNRTSKPVKNVNAGLLNGLAGEALFLYKVGQKTGQTKYKSIGIEIIDYVIKYQLKYDEEGSLYIIDTSRKVNRAIPYLNDGAAGVAVVMISIYQDKKSFLNNKRKKILQDLISTTFCISTVEAGLLEGYAGFLVLGTLVNNIFSSSDLMNYILDGLNMYLFSNGTSEVYIPGATGLKCSMDVSTGASGIILALLGVIKKQSYAFLPLPVDANIF
- a CDS encoding ABC transporter ATP-binding protein, which produces MKVIRLIRLKKFFWVGLFLSIISSVLGVIVPLYIKNIIDLKNIFKSTLSLSFLSKLVTILVLQTVISAMGNFLISREGERQIADIRNLLQTHLIHLPIPFFDNQESGQLSSRVINDSVLVKNFITGVVPEFITSLITTIGTFIVLFLLDWKLSLLIFLIFPLDALITIPLGNYEEKLTVKSQKSLSDLTGIVTESLRNIRAVKLSEAEENVLVKFGKKLRLLYKLSVKNEAVYAVISPIQSLVSFVLIVSVLLYGGYRVQQSTLTIGSLTSFLIYFYQVIGPINTIADFYTNYKQTKGAVAKIIEILHEKPEKYIVGSSKLKISKPYSLSVRNLCFSYDKKMVLEKVNVDFPAKKKIAIVGSSGAGKTTLVNLITRLYNPNAGSIMLNGIDSKKIDLSQWRSMFGVVSQENYIISGTIYDNLVFGLKNLPSNDEINNAIKIANLSTFLSSLRRGVHEIVGEQGLKLSGGQRQRLQIARAYLKDPDFLILDEATSNLDADSEKKVSLALKEVMKGKTIIAIAHRLSTIIDSDKIYFLDNKTIAASGTHEQLLRSVPKYRNFVKEQFLKTNISGKESKNVGRSLPGL
- a CDS encoding Rgg/GadR/MutR family transcriptional regulator; translated protein: MNNKFGKKFKQIRKQKGISLDTASRDITSKSSLYYWEKGQANMSFEKVIAMLERMRIKPSEFVTDSLSDNLDFKEIATTYYHGNDQRLKELATVYLKSSQQNPYDRALLLRAAIACNLLKADTEINLFTPKDLSRLEELLSEIEDWYYEDLFNFGNTLFLLPGKRVFGFAHSLLVKYQENDNDYQWQHAAIATLINANSLLLYTDFHYAQELYSELKALKLSDNFAYEKIRLKFLDELILFIKTKDDSRINEAFFPMLDYLNFHQLKLSLQNTFSQLKQSYNR